A part of Strix aluco isolate bStrAlu1 chromosome 21, bStrAlu1.hap1, whole genome shotgun sequence genomic DNA contains:
- the SEC14L1 gene encoding SEC14-like protein 1 isoform X1 — translation MVQKYQSPVRVYKHPFELIMAAYERRFPTCPLIPMFVASDTVNEYKSEDGAIHVIERRCKLDIDAPRLLKKIAGVDYVYFVQKNSLNRRERTLHIEAYNETFSNRVIINEHCCYTVHPDNEDWTCFEQSASLDIKSFFGFESTVEKIAMKQYTSNIKKGKEIIEYYLKQLEEEGITFVPRWTPPVACKSESSTSHTRRPVSPAINIPDSATKEGLNNKEILNTSSSPSEPTAGTPDDKLDADYIKRYLGDLTPMQESCLIRLRQWLQETHKGKIPKDEHILRFLRARDFNIDKAREILCQSLTWRKQHQVDYILDTWNPPQVLQDYYAGGWHHHDKDGRPLYVLRLGQMDTKGLVRALGEEALLRYVLSINEEGLRRCEENTKVFGRPISSWTCLVDLEGLNMRHLWRPGVKALLRIIEVVEANYPETLGRLLILRAPRVFPVLWTLVSPFIDDNTRKKFLIYAGNDYQGPGGLLDYIDKEIIPDFLGGECMCEVPEGGLVPKSLYRTAEELENEDIKLWTETIYQSASVFKGAPHEVLIQIVDASSVITWDFDVCKGDIVFNIFHSKRAPQPPKKDSLGAHSITSPGGNNVQLIDKVWQLGRDYSMVESPLICKEGESVQGSHVTRWPGFYILQWKFHSMPACATTNLPRVDDVLASLQVSSHKCKVMYYTEVIGSEDFRGSMTSLESSHSGFSQLSAATTSSSQSHSSSMISRWRFC, via the exons GCATACGAAAGAAGGTTTCCTACATGTCCTCTGATCCCAATGTTTGTAGCCAGTGACACTGTAAACGAATACAAGAGTGAGGATGGAGCTATCCACGTGATTGAACGGCGCTGTAAGCTGGATATAGATGCACCACGGCTATTGAAAAAG ATTGCAGGAGTGGATTATGTCTACTTTGTCCAGAAGAATTCTTTGAACAGACGAGAAAGGACTTTGCATATAGAAGCCTACAATGAAACCTTCTCTAATAGAGTCATTATTAACGAACACTGCTGTtacaca GTTCATCCTGACAATGAAGACTGGACCTGTTTTGAACAGTCAGCAAGTCTGGatataaaatctttttttggttttgaaagcacagtggaaaaaattGCCATGAAGCAGTACACCAGCAATATTAAAAAG ggaaaagaaataatagaatACTACCTgaagcagctggaggaagaaggaataaCTTTTGTTCCTCGTTGGACTCCTCCTGTTGCGTGTAAATCGGAGAGCAGTACATCCCACACAAGGCGACCAGTTTCACCCGCTATTAATATACCAGACTCTGCCACAAAGGAGGGCTTGAACAATAAGGAGATCCTCAACACCTCAAGCAGCCCCTCGGAGCCCACAGCAGGAACGCCTGATG ACAAGCTAGATGCAGACTACATCAAGCGGTATCTGGGTGACTTGACACCAATGCAGGAAAGCTGCCTCATTCGGCTGAGACAGTGGCTCCAGGAGACGCACAAAGGCAAA ATCCCAAAGGATGAGCACATCTTAAGATTCCTGCGTGCGCGGGACTTCAACATCGATAAAGCAAGAGAGATCCTTTGCCAGTCGCTGACGTGGCGTAAGCAGCACCAGGTAGACTATATTCTAGACACCTGGAACCCTCCTCAAGTGCTCCAAGATTACTATGCAGGAGGCTGGCATCACCATGACAAAG ATGGTCGCCCGCTGTATGTGCTGAGATTGGGACAGATGGATACCAAAGGCTTAGTGCGAGCTCTTGGGGAAGAGGCCTTGCTTCGATAC GTTCTTTCAATAAATGAAGAAGGGCTGAGGCGATGTGAGGAGAATACGAAAGTATTTGGCAGGCCAATAAG CTCTTGGACCTGTCTAGTAGATCTGGAAGGCTTGAACATGCGGCATTTATGGAGACCTGGTGTCAAAGCATTGCTAAGAATCATTGAGGTGGTCGAAGCTAATTACCCTGAGACTTTGGGTCGTCTTCTTATCCTAAGAGCACCTCGAGTATTCCCAGTTCTTTGGACACTG GTTAGTCCATTTATTGATGACAACACTAGAAAGAAATTCCTTATTTATGCTGGAAATGACTACCAGGGCCCTGGGGGACTGCTGGATTACATCGATAAAGAAATTATCCCTGACTTTCTTGGTGGAGAGTGCATG TGTGAAGTACCAGAGGGTGGGCTGGTTCCCAAGTCCCTTTACCGGACAGCAGAAGAGTTGGAAAATGAAGACATAAAGCTTTGGACTGAAACAATCTACCAGTCTGCAAGTGTCTTCAAAGGAGCTCCCCATGAG GTTCTCATTCAGATTGTGGATGCCTCATCTGTGATCACGTGGGATTTTGACGTGTGCAAGGGCGACATTGTTTTTAACATCTTTCATTCTAAAAGAGCTCCACAGCCTCCTAAAAAGGACTCTCTGGGAGCTCACAGTATTACATCTCCTGGTGGCAACAACGTCCAGTTGATAGACAAAGTCTGGCAGTTGGGACGTGATTACAGTATGGTGGAGTCTCCCCTTATCTGCAAGGAAGGGGAGAGTGTGCAG GGATCACACGTGACCAGGTGGCCTGGCTTCTATATTCTCCAGTGGAAATTTCACAGCATGCCTGCCTGTGCTACAACCAACCTGCCTCGTGTGGATGATGTATTAGCATCTCTACAGGTTTCCTCTCACAAGTGTAAAGTGATGTACTATACAGAAGTAATAGGATCTGAAGATTTCAG GGGATCTATGACCAGCCTTGAATCAAGCCACAGTGGATTCTCCCAGCTCAGTGCTGCCACCACCTCTTCTAGCCAGTCCCATTCCAGCTCCATGATTTCCAG atgGCGATTTTGCTGA
- the SEC14L1 gene encoding SEC14-like protein 1 isoform X2 — MFVASDTVNEYKSEDGAIHVIERRCKLDIDAPRLLKKIAGVDYVYFVQKNSLNRRERTLHIEAYNETFSNRVIINEHCCYTVHPDNEDWTCFEQSASLDIKSFFGFESTVEKIAMKQYTSNIKKGKEIIEYYLKQLEEEGITFVPRWTPPVACKSESSTSHTRRPVSPAINIPDSATKEGLNNKEILNTSSSPSEPTAGTPDDKLDADYIKRYLGDLTPMQESCLIRLRQWLQETHKGKIPKDEHILRFLRARDFNIDKAREILCQSLTWRKQHQVDYILDTWNPPQVLQDYYAGGWHHHDKDGRPLYVLRLGQMDTKGLVRALGEEALLRYVLSINEEGLRRCEENTKVFGRPISSWTCLVDLEGLNMRHLWRPGVKALLRIIEVVEANYPETLGRLLILRAPRVFPVLWTLVSPFIDDNTRKKFLIYAGNDYQGPGGLLDYIDKEIIPDFLGGECMCEVPEGGLVPKSLYRTAEELENEDIKLWTETIYQSASVFKGAPHEVLIQIVDASSVITWDFDVCKGDIVFNIFHSKRAPQPPKKDSLGAHSITSPGGNNVQLIDKVWQLGRDYSMVESPLICKEGESVQGSHVTRWPGFYILQWKFHSMPACATTNLPRVDDVLASLQVSSHKCKVMYYTEVIGSEDFRGSMTSLESSHSGFSQLSAATTSSSQSHSSSMISRWRFC, encoded by the exons ATGTTTGTAGCCAGTGACACTGTAAACGAATACAAGAGTGAGGATGGAGCTATCCACGTGATTGAACGGCGCTGTAAGCTGGATATAGATGCACCACGGCTATTGAAAAAG ATTGCAGGAGTGGATTATGTCTACTTTGTCCAGAAGAATTCTTTGAACAGACGAGAAAGGACTTTGCATATAGAAGCCTACAATGAAACCTTCTCTAATAGAGTCATTATTAACGAACACTGCTGTtacaca GTTCATCCTGACAATGAAGACTGGACCTGTTTTGAACAGTCAGCAAGTCTGGatataaaatctttttttggttttgaaagcacagtggaaaaaattGCCATGAAGCAGTACACCAGCAATATTAAAAAG ggaaaagaaataatagaatACTACCTgaagcagctggaggaagaaggaataaCTTTTGTTCCTCGTTGGACTCCTCCTGTTGCGTGTAAATCGGAGAGCAGTACATCCCACACAAGGCGACCAGTTTCACCCGCTATTAATATACCAGACTCTGCCACAAAGGAGGGCTTGAACAATAAGGAGATCCTCAACACCTCAAGCAGCCCCTCGGAGCCCACAGCAGGAACGCCTGATG ACAAGCTAGATGCAGACTACATCAAGCGGTATCTGGGTGACTTGACACCAATGCAGGAAAGCTGCCTCATTCGGCTGAGACAGTGGCTCCAGGAGACGCACAAAGGCAAA ATCCCAAAGGATGAGCACATCTTAAGATTCCTGCGTGCGCGGGACTTCAACATCGATAAAGCAAGAGAGATCCTTTGCCAGTCGCTGACGTGGCGTAAGCAGCACCAGGTAGACTATATTCTAGACACCTGGAACCCTCCTCAAGTGCTCCAAGATTACTATGCAGGAGGCTGGCATCACCATGACAAAG ATGGTCGCCCGCTGTATGTGCTGAGATTGGGACAGATGGATACCAAAGGCTTAGTGCGAGCTCTTGGGGAAGAGGCCTTGCTTCGATAC GTTCTTTCAATAAATGAAGAAGGGCTGAGGCGATGTGAGGAGAATACGAAAGTATTTGGCAGGCCAATAAG CTCTTGGACCTGTCTAGTAGATCTGGAAGGCTTGAACATGCGGCATTTATGGAGACCTGGTGTCAAAGCATTGCTAAGAATCATTGAGGTGGTCGAAGCTAATTACCCTGAGACTTTGGGTCGTCTTCTTATCCTAAGAGCACCTCGAGTATTCCCAGTTCTTTGGACACTG GTTAGTCCATTTATTGATGACAACACTAGAAAGAAATTCCTTATTTATGCTGGAAATGACTACCAGGGCCCTGGGGGACTGCTGGATTACATCGATAAAGAAATTATCCCTGACTTTCTTGGTGGAGAGTGCATG TGTGAAGTACCAGAGGGTGGGCTGGTTCCCAAGTCCCTTTACCGGACAGCAGAAGAGTTGGAAAATGAAGACATAAAGCTTTGGACTGAAACAATCTACCAGTCTGCAAGTGTCTTCAAAGGAGCTCCCCATGAG GTTCTCATTCAGATTGTGGATGCCTCATCTGTGATCACGTGGGATTTTGACGTGTGCAAGGGCGACATTGTTTTTAACATCTTTCATTCTAAAAGAGCTCCACAGCCTCCTAAAAAGGACTCTCTGGGAGCTCACAGTATTACATCTCCTGGTGGCAACAACGTCCAGTTGATAGACAAAGTCTGGCAGTTGGGACGTGATTACAGTATGGTGGAGTCTCCCCTTATCTGCAAGGAAGGGGAGAGTGTGCAG GGATCACACGTGACCAGGTGGCCTGGCTTCTATATTCTCCAGTGGAAATTTCACAGCATGCCTGCCTGTGCTACAACCAACCTGCCTCGTGTGGATGATGTATTAGCATCTCTACAGGTTTCCTCTCACAAGTGTAAAGTGATGTACTATACAGAAGTAATAGGATCTGAAGATTTCAG GGGATCTATGACCAGCCTTGAATCAAGCCACAGTGGATTCTCCCAGCTCAGTGCTGCCACCACCTCTTCTAGCCAGTCCCATTCCAGCTCCATGATTTCCAG atgGCGATTTTGCTGA